One segment of Alphaproteobacteria bacterium DNA contains the following:
- a CDS encoding TetR/AcrR family transcriptional regulator — protein sequence MPRTPPVKPAPAGKPRPRGRPRDEGARLAILRAAREMLEGGGVAAVTMEGVAQRAGVGKPTVYRHWPNAQAVAMAALLEDAPAEAGTRPSRGALPALRRQLRQIATMFATPMGRSVTMMLAAADQDTELSKAFRNHFILARRTDGKALLAAAIADGTLRTDFDIEVALDMIYGPLFYRLLAGHARLDAAFTEALLDHVLAGLAVRRPRVTKP from the coding sequence ATGCCTCGCACCCCTCCTGTCAAGCCGGCTCCCGCTGGAAAACCACGCCCGCGCGGCCGGCCGCGCGACGAAGGCGCGCGCCTGGCCATCCTGCGCGCGGCGCGCGAGATGCTGGAGGGCGGCGGCGTCGCGGCGGTGACCATGGAGGGCGTCGCCCAGCGCGCCGGCGTCGGCAAGCCCACGGTCTATCGCCACTGGCCCAATGCGCAGGCCGTCGCCATGGCCGCGCTACTCGAGGATGCGCCGGCGGAAGCCGGGACGCGGCCCTCGCGCGGTGCGCTGCCGGCCCTGCGTCGCCAGCTCCGGCAGATCGCCACGATGTTCGCCACGCCGATGGGCCGCAGCGTCACCATGATGCTCGCGGCCGCCGACCAGGACACCGAGCTCAGCAAGGCCTTCCGCAACCACTTCATCCTGGCGCGGCGCACCGACGGCAAGGCGCTGCTGGCGGCGGCGATCGCCGATGGAACGCTGCGGACCGATTTCGACATCGAAGTCGCGCTCGACATGATCTATGGCCCGCTGTTCTACCGGCTGCTCGCCGGCCACGCCCGGCTCGATGCGGCCTTCACGGAAGCGCTGCTCGATCACGTGCTGGCCGGGCTGGCGGTGCGGCGTCCCAGAGTCACGAAACCGTAA
- a CDS encoding cupin domain-containing protein, which produces MTMQRSLERFPLHLGLGAKAVPQPEFTGMEWYTAYGERNAADGSEGRLVSQYSFSESWTSWERHPAGDEAVICLEGEITLIQELPDGPRTVALRAGDYAVNPRGVWHTADVARHAKALFITAGAGTEHRPR; this is translated from the coding sequence ATGACAATGCAGCGGTCGCTGGAGCGGTTTCCGCTCCATCTCGGGCTTGGCGCCAAGGCGGTGCCGCAGCCCGAGTTCACCGGCATGGAATGGTATACCGCTTACGGCGAACGCAACGCCGCCGACGGCAGCGAAGGCCGGCTGGTTTCGCAGTACAGCTTCAGCGAAAGCTGGACGAGCTGGGAGCGACATCCCGCGGGCGACGAGGCGGTGATCTGCCTCGAGGGCGAGATCACGCTGATCCAGGAGCTGCCCGACGGACCGCGCACCGTCGCCTTGCGAGCCGGCGACTACGCGGTCAATCCACGAGGCGTCTGGCACACGGCGGATGTTGCCCGCCACGCCAAGGCGCTGTTCATCACCGCGGGTGCAGGCACCGAGCACCGCCCGCGCTAA
- a CDS encoding VOC family protein, whose protein sequence is MAAVKSVPEGYHSATPYMTVRDAAAALAFYKKAFGAEEQFRLTEPGGRIGHAEFRIGDSPIMISDEYPDFGALSPASLGGSPIKMMLYVPDCDAAVKRAVDAGATVLRQPADQFYGDRTAMVSDPFGHSWYLQTRIEEVSPQEMQKRYTKAMGG, encoded by the coding sequence ATGGCCGCCGTCAAGTCCGTGCCCGAGGGCTATCACAGCGCCACGCCGTACATGACCGTGCGCGACGCCGCCGCCGCGCTCGCCTTCTACAAGAAGGCGTTCGGCGCCGAGGAGCAGTTCCGCCTCACCGAGCCGGGCGGCCGCATCGGCCACGCCGAGTTCAGGATCGGCGATTCGCCGATCATGATCTCCGACGAGTATCCCGATTTCGGCGCGCTCAGCCCGGCGTCGCTGGGCGGCTCGCCGATCAAGATGATGCTTTACGTGCCCGACTGCGACGCCGCGGTGAAGCGCGCGGTCGATGCCGGCGCCACGGTGCTGCGCCAGCCGGCCGACCAGTTCTACGGTGATCGCACGGCGATGGTGTCGGACCCGTTCGGCCACAGCTGGTACCTGCAGACCCGCATCGAGGAAGTCTCGCCGCAGGAGATGCAGAAGCGCTACACCAAGGCGATGGGTGGCTAG
- a CDS encoding PaaI family thioesterase, with translation MTTAELARLLADRLPALDLHGVIVEEAEDQDIRLRFPFRDALLGPNDIFSGPSLLGFADTAIYAAGQAALGAHSVPLVSTMSTTFVRPAQAADVVSISRVIRRGRRLLNAEAWLFSHVPIDPILHATATCVVRAWR, from the coding sequence TTGACCACCGCCGAACTCGCCCGCCTGCTCGCCGACCGCCTGCCCGCGCTCGACCTTCACGGCGTGATCGTCGAGGAGGCCGAGGACCAGGACATCCGCCTGCGCTTTCCCTTCCGCGACGCGCTGCTGGGGCCCAACGACATCTTCTCGGGCCCGAGCCTGCTGGGCTTCGCCGACACCGCGATCTATGCCGCCGGCCAGGCCGCGCTGGGCGCCCACTCGGTGCCGCTGGTTTCGACCATGAGCACGACCTTCGTGCGCCCGGCGCAGGCAGCCGACGTGGTGAGCATCTCGCGCGTCATCCGCCGCGGCAGGCGGCTGCTCAACGCCGAGGCCTGGCTGTTCAGCCACGTACCGATCGACCCGATCCTGCACGCCACCGCGACCTGCGTCGTCAGGGCGTGGCGTTAG
- a CDS encoding tetratricopeptide repeat protein — MLKDAQGLDIANADDAAIRAIDHALEQWLGYGDELDRYVAFARQARDVPLVQLQTAVLNLSLESPEGFAGARAFIDAARLRERDMSERETLWLQAVRTWADGAQDQASDIFASIVRRWPRDLFAGKTAQLLCLARGDFEGMLRIAEDFVPANAEIGYVYGMRAFALEQLNRLDEAEADARRAVEMRRNDPWAHHAVAHVMETRGRLEEGIAWMEGLADTWESCNAFIYGHNWWHTALFYIDSERPGHALKLYDTRIWDRWKEFGHDQANAISLLARLELRWLDVGDRWKDIAPYLVPRIHEHCAPFLDLHYVHGLARAGEREAVTEMLASLEERAERARAFERKAWRDAAVPAAHGLVAYAEGHHAEAARRLGEALPHLQSVGGSHAQRALFEAIHVDALIRAGWNDRALSHLQAADRARGGIAHLKRDLAAIYGRLGRAEDAEGARLQAERLARRYQTH; from the coding sequence ATGCTCAAGGACGCCCAGGGACTCGACATCGCCAACGCCGACGATGCCGCGATCCGCGCGATCGATCACGCGCTGGAGCAATGGCTTGGCTACGGCGATGAGCTCGACCGCTACGTCGCCTTCGCGCGGCAGGCGCGCGACGTGCCGCTGGTGCAGTTGCAGACCGCCGTTCTGAACCTGTCGCTGGAGTCGCCGGAGGGCTTCGCCGGCGCGCGCGCCTTCATCGACGCGGCACGGCTGCGCGAACGCGACATGAGCGAGCGCGAGACGCTCTGGCTGCAGGCGGTCCGTACCTGGGCCGACGGCGCGCAGGACCAGGCGAGCGACATCTTCGCGAGCATCGTCCGACGCTGGCCGCGCGACCTCTTCGCCGGCAAGACGGCGCAGCTGCTGTGCCTCGCGCGCGGCGACTTCGAAGGCATGCTGCGGATCGCCGAGGACTTCGTGCCGGCCAACGCGGAGATCGGCTACGTCTACGGCATGCGCGCCTTCGCGCTGGAGCAGCTCAACCGGCTGGACGAGGCCGAGGCCGACGCGCGCCGCGCCGTCGAGATGCGGCGCAACGATCCCTGGGCGCATCACGCCGTCGCCCACGTCATGGAGACGCGCGGCCGGCTGGAGGAGGGCATCGCCTGGATGGAGGGCCTCGCCGACACCTGGGAGAGCTGCAACGCCTTCATCTACGGCCACAACTGGTGGCACACGGCCTTGTTCTACATCGACAGCGAACGGCCGGGCCACGCGCTGAAGCTCTACGACACCCGCATCTGGGATCGTTGGAAGGAGTTCGGCCACGATCAGGCCAACGCGATCTCGCTGCTGGCGCGGCTGGAGCTGCGCTGGCTCGATGTCGGCGATCGCTGGAAGGACATCGCGCCGTACCTGGTGCCGCGCATCCACGAGCATTGCGCGCCGTTCCTCGACCTGCACTACGTCCACGGCCTGGCGCGCGCCGGCGAACGCGAGGCGGTCACCGAGATGCTGGCGAGCCTGGAGGAACGCGCCGAGCGCGCGCGAGCCTTCGAGCGCAAGGCCTGGCGCGACGCGGCGGTGCCGGCGGCACACGGCCTGGTGGCCTACGCCGAGGGCCACCACGCCGAGGCGGCGCGCCGGCTGGGCGAGGCGCTGCCGCACCTGCAATCGGTCGGCGGCAGCCACGCGCAGCGCGCGCTGTTCGAGGCGATCCATGTCGACGCGCTGATCCGCGCCGGCTGGAACGACCGCGCGCTCTCGCACCTGCAGGCGGCCGACCGCGCGCGCGGCGGCATCGCCCATCTCAAGCGCGATCTGGCGGCGATCTACGGACGCCTGGGCCGGGCCGAAGACGCCGAGGGCGCGCGGCTGCAGGCCGAACGCCTGGCGCGGCGATACCAGACGCACTGA
- a CDS encoding DUF4743 domain-containing protein, which yields MSFLDHIRACNAHDLSQFEPWNIGPQRVGWIHHDFAPRLAARPDLFARIAGGWRLTDRLGDAAERTIAVEAWLRELRAEGLFGDWRDERYPVTLDLKRPPLMDMERAAVANFGVRAYGVHLTGYVRRADGLHIWVPRRAYDKPTYPGMLDNTVAGGQPTGLGLMENVIKECAEEAGIPEAIARHARSVGCITYCYQSGVQLEPDVQYVFDLELPDDFTPALVDGEVDSFELWPVSRVMERVRDTFDFKYDCNLVLIDFFVRHGLIEPDDPDYLAIVTGLRATLAQ from the coding sequence ATGTCCTTCCTCGATCACATCCGCGCCTGCAACGCCCACGATCTCTCGCAGTTCGAGCCCTGGAACATCGGTCCGCAGCGCGTCGGCTGGATCCACCACGACTTCGCGCCGCGCCTGGCCGCGCGGCCTGACCTGTTCGCGCGCATCGCCGGCGGCTGGCGACTGACGGATCGGCTGGGCGACGCGGCGGAGCGCACGATCGCCGTCGAAGCCTGGCTGCGCGAGCTGCGCGCCGAGGGCCTGTTCGGCGACTGGCGCGACGAGCGCTATCCGGTGACGCTCGACCTCAAGCGGCCGCCGCTGATGGACATGGAGCGCGCTGCGGTGGCCAACTTCGGCGTGCGCGCCTACGGCGTGCACCTGACCGGCTATGTGCGCCGCGCCGACGGGCTGCACATCTGGGTGCCGCGCCGCGCCTACGACAAGCCGACCTATCCCGGCATGCTCGACAACACCGTCGCCGGCGGTCAGCCCACCGGGCTCGGGCTGATGGAGAACGTGATCAAGGAATGCGCCGAGGAGGCCGGCATCCCCGAAGCGATCGCGCGTCATGCCCGGAGCGTCGGCTGCATCACCTACTGCTATCAGTCAGGCGTGCAGCTGGAGCCCGACGTGCAGTACGTCTTCGATCTCGAGCTGCCCGACGACTTCACGCCGGCGCTGGTGGACGGCGAGGTCGACTCGTTCGAGCTGTGGCCGGTGTCGCGCGTGATGGAGCGCGTGCGCGACACCTTCGACTTCAAGTACGATTGCAACCTCGTGCTGATCGACTTCTTCGTGCGCCACGGGCTGATCGAGCCCGACGATCCGGACTATCTCGCGATCGTCACTGGCCTGCGTGCGACGCTCGCCCAGTAG